The Streptomyces sp. NL15-2K genome contains a region encoding:
- a CDS encoding GntR family transcriptional regulator gives MAQTNGRRTSRRDIYLKLRQMVLTLELAPGASLSENELAASLGVSRTPVRESLILLAQEGLVQVFPKIGSFVSRVDPAQVADAQFLREAVELASLEDLPEQLDPAVVEELRDNLKRQRRADLGLEEFFALDEAFHQGLMRLSGHGDVWTTVAAAKGHLDRARRLGLHENVSPAGFAAQHHEIFDAVLGGNVPLARTAMRTHLRAVFNDIERIRAHSPELFADHSTVPVRRNVVVWE, from the coding sequence ATGGCTCAAACCAACGGGCGGCGGACGAGTCGGCGCGACATCTACCTGAAGTTGCGTCAGATGGTGCTGACCCTCGAACTCGCCCCGGGCGCCAGCCTGTCGGAGAACGAACTCGCCGCGTCGCTGGGTGTCAGCCGCACGCCGGTGCGGGAGAGCCTGATCCTGCTGGCCCAGGAGGGCCTGGTGCAGGTCTTCCCGAAGATCGGGTCGTTCGTGTCCCGCGTGGATCCGGCGCAGGTCGCCGACGCGCAGTTCCTCCGGGAGGCGGTGGAACTCGCCTCGCTGGAGGACCTGCCCGAGCAGCTCGACCCCGCGGTCGTCGAGGAACTGCGGGACAACCTGAAACGTCAGCGGCGCGCGGACCTCGGCCTGGAGGAGTTCTTCGCACTGGACGAGGCGTTCCACCAGGGCCTGATGCGGCTGAGCGGTCACGGCGACGTCTGGACCACCGTGGCCGCGGCCAAGGGCCACCTGGACCGGGCCAGGCGCCTCGGCCTCCACGAGAACGTGTCCCCGGCCGGGTTCGCCGCCCAGCACCACGAGATCTTCGACGCGGTCCTCGGCGGAAACGTCCCCCTCGCCCGCACCGCCATGCGCACCCACTTGCGGGCCGTCTTCAACGACATCGAACGCATCCGCGCGCACTCACCCGAACTGTTCGCCGACCACTCGACCGTGCCGGTGCGACGCAACGTCGTGGTCTGGGAGTGA
- a CDS encoding AAA family ATPase, translating into MPTYTPFAATGTPSDPAHTSQLDVADDLLSLLRDTTTEPRPDTQLETLTLAVAADLPVLLWGEPGIGKTAALTQLAAALDLPLTTVIASVHEPSDFSGLPVVGDDPAEHGVPMAPPDWAVRLVRAGRGLLFLDELSTAPPAVQAALLRLVLERRIGALRLPPGVRIVAAANPRSSAADGWELSPPLANRFVHLQWTHDHEVVVRGLGGTWPRATLPRLEPERLPEAVDFARRAVCGLLAARPGLVHRLPSNETRRGGPWPSPRSWEMTLCLIAFATAAGSSRDVLSLLVRGTVGDGPGLELLASVDRMDLPDPEVLLADPAGAVLPERGDLRQAVLDGVVEAVRGRPEKSRWDAAWELLVRAVDTGAPDLVVVPANTLAALRRPDWDVPAAIERLAGTVSLSRRADDVAARSAAVTARAGR; encoded by the coding sequence ATGCCCACATACACGCCCTTCGCCGCCACCGGCACTCCCTCCGACCCGGCCCACACCTCCCAACTCGACGTCGCCGACGACTTGTTGAGCCTGCTGCGCGACACCACCACCGAACCGCGCCCCGACACCCAGCTGGAGACCCTGACCCTGGCCGTGGCCGCCGACCTGCCCGTGCTGCTGTGGGGTGAGCCGGGCATCGGCAAGACCGCTGCTCTGACACAGCTGGCCGCGGCCCTGGACCTTCCGCTGACCACGGTGATCGCGAGTGTGCACGAGCCGTCCGACTTCTCGGGGCTGCCCGTCGTCGGAGACGATCCCGCCGAGCACGGTGTGCCCATGGCGCCGCCGGACTGGGCCGTACGACTGGTACGGGCCGGCCGCGGGCTGCTGTTCCTGGACGAGTTGTCCACTGCGCCGCCGGCCGTTCAGGCCGCCCTGCTCCGGCTCGTGCTGGAGCGGCGGATCGGCGCCCTGCGGCTGCCGCCCGGCGTCCGGATCGTGGCCGCCGCCAATCCGCGCTCCTCGGCGGCCGACGGGTGGGAACTGAGCCCGCCTCTGGCCAACCGGTTCGTCCACCTCCAGTGGACCCACGACCACGAGGTCGTCGTACGCGGTCTCGGCGGGACGTGGCCCCGGGCGACCCTGCCCCGACTCGAACCGGAGAGGCTGCCGGAGGCCGTCGACTTCGCGCGCCGCGCGGTGTGCGGGCTCCTGGCCGCCCGTCCGGGGCTCGTGCACCGGCTGCCCAGCAACGAGACGCGCCGGGGCGGCCCTTGGCCGTCGCCCCGGAGCTGGGAGATGACCCTGTGCCTGATCGCGTTCGCGACCGCGGCCGGTTCCTCCCGGGACGTACTCTCCCTGCTGGTCAGGGGCACCGTGGGGGACGGTCCGGGGCTGGAGTTGCTGGCGAGCGTGGACCGGATGGACCTCCCGGACCCCGAGGTGCTGCTCGCCGACCCGGCGGGGGCCGTCCTGCCCGAGCGGGGGGATCTGCGCCAGGCCGTGCTGGACGGTGTGGTGGAGGCGGTCCGGGGGCGCCCGGAGAAGTCCCGCTGGGACGCGGCGTGGGAGCTCCTGGTCCGGGCGGTGGACACCGGAGCCCCGGACCTGGTGGTCGTCCCCGCGAACACACTCGCCGCCTTGCGCCGGCCGGACTGGGACGTTCCGGCAGCGATCGAACGCCTCGCCGGAACGGTGTCCCTGTCCCGGCGTGCGGACGACGTGGCGGCCCGGAGCGCGGCGGTCACCGCGAGGGCCGGCCGGTGA
- a CDS encoding iron-siderophore ABC transporter substrate-binding protein produces the protein MFPRRRGPAALALGVAAALTLAACGGSGDDGKDAGSAGGGDKKAVAQGGEDFGSAAEKTAAMGTDAEPGEWPRTVRHAMGETVIEAQPKRVVVLDVGELDNVVSLGIKPVGLAPTEGSPELPSYLKKDAGTPKNVGTINNLNLEAIAGLQPDLILGSQLRAADKYDELSKIAPTVFSIRPGFTWKENYLLNASALDKTAEAKAKLAAYDSKVKALGTELGADKPTVSMVRYLPDGVIRLYANASFIGTLLKDAGIPRPKNQDIEDLAAEVSAENIDQADADYIFTGVYGDAKATDKSRAQGNPLWKNLKAVKAGHAYDVPDETWYLGLGVTAAEQVVADLDKYLTK, from the coding sequence ATGTTCCCTCGGCGTCGCGGTCCGGCCGCCCTCGCTCTCGGCGTCGCCGCCGCGCTGACCCTCGCGGCGTGCGGCGGCTCCGGCGACGACGGCAAGGACGCGGGATCCGCCGGGGGCGGTGACAAGAAGGCCGTGGCGCAGGGCGGTGAGGACTTCGGGTCCGCCGCGGAGAAGACCGCGGCGATGGGCACCGACGCCGAGCCGGGCGAGTGGCCGCGCACCGTGCGGCACGCGATGGGCGAGACCGTGATCGAGGCCCAGCCCAAGCGCGTGGTGGTCCTGGACGTCGGCGAGTTGGACAACGTGGTGTCGCTGGGCATCAAGCCGGTCGGGCTCGCCCCCACCGAGGGCTCCCCCGAGTTGCCGTCGTACCTGAAGAAGGACGCCGGCACGCCGAAGAACGTCGGCACCATCAACAACCTCAACCTCGAGGCGATCGCCGGTCTCCAGCCGGACCTCATCCTCGGCAGCCAACTGCGTGCCGCGGACAAGTACGACGAGTTGTCGAAGATCGCCCCGACCGTCTTCTCCATCCGGCCCGGCTTCACGTGGAAGGAGAACTACCTCCTCAACGCGTCGGCCCTCGACAAGACCGCCGAGGCCAAGGCGAAGCTCGCCGCCTACGACAGCAAGGTCAAGGCACTCGGCACCGAGCTCGGCGCCGACAAGCCGACCGTCTCGATGGTGCGTTACCTGCCCGACGGGGTGATCCGCCTCTACGCGAACGCCTCGTTCATCGGCACCCTCCTCAAGGACGCCGGCATCCCCCGCCCGAAGAACCAGGACATCGAGGACCTGGCCGCCGAGGTCAGCGCCGAGAACATCGACCAAGCCGACGCCGACTACATCTTCACCGGCGTGTACGGCGACGCGAAGGCCACGGACAAGTCCCGTGCGCAGGGCAACCCGCTGTGGAAGAACCTGAAGGCTGTCAAGGCCGGGCACGCCTATGACGTACCGGACGAGACCTGGTACCTCGGACTCGGTGTGACCGCGGCCGAGCAGGTCGTCGCGGATCTGGACAAGTACCTGACCAAGTAG
- a CDS encoding iron chelate uptake ABC transporter family permease subunit: MTRLDRTGTAAARPFGYSVVRVREHSFLLHRRAVVIAAVLVAALAVTVVASLCVGESFVSPTEVVRVLLGKPSPDELVVGTLRLPRLVTGLLVGAAFGIAGALVQTVARNSLASPDVIGVTHGAGAATVTAMTFGVTSPTALPYVAIVGGLSAAVLVYAFAWRKGLHATRFVLVGIGVSIALGSLTRLFLTKGDYLVAQQAKVWLTGSLNGRGYDQAAPLALTVLVLIPPLLWAARAQRAVSLDDDTATALGVRLGRVRLGLTALGVVLASVATGAAGPVDFVALLAPQIARRLTRTTQIPLLCSALTGALIVTTADLLARRVFSPNELPVGVLTAAVGAPYLMWLIARTRHRGGASA, encoded by the coding sequence ATGACGCGACTCGACCGGACCGGCACGGCGGCGGCCCGTCCCTTCGGCTACTCCGTCGTCCGCGTGCGCGAGCACAGCTTCCTGCTGCACCGCAGGGCCGTCGTGATCGCCGCCGTCCTCGTGGCCGCGCTGGCGGTGACCGTCGTCGCCTCGCTCTGCGTCGGCGAGTCCTTCGTCTCCCCCACGGAGGTCGTCCGCGTCCTGCTCGGGAAGCCGAGCCCCGACGAACTGGTCGTCGGCACGCTGCGGCTGCCCCGCCTGGTGACGGGTCTGCTGGTCGGTGCCGCCTTCGGGATCGCGGGGGCGCTGGTCCAGACGGTCGCCCGCAACTCCCTGGCCAGTCCGGACGTCATCGGCGTCACGCACGGCGCGGGCGCGGCGACGGTGACCGCAATGACCTTCGGCGTCACGTCCCCCACCGCGCTGCCGTACGTCGCGATCGTCGGCGGGCTGTCCGCCGCCGTGCTCGTCTACGCCTTCGCCTGGCGCAAGGGCCTGCACGCCACGCGGTTCGTGCTCGTCGGGATCGGTGTCTCGATCGCGCTGGGATCACTGACCCGGCTGTTCCTGACCAAGGGCGACTACCTGGTGGCCCAGCAGGCCAAGGTGTGGCTCACCGGCTCCCTCAACGGACGCGGTTACGACCAGGCGGCGCCTCTCGCCCTGACGGTGCTCGTCCTGATTCCGCCGCTGCTGTGGGCCGCCCGGGCCCAGCGGGCGGTGTCCCTGGACGACGACACGGCCACCGCCCTCGGTGTCCGGCTGGGCCGGGTACGGCTGGGGCTGACCGCCCTCGGCGTGGTGCTGGCGTCCGTGGCGACCGGCGCGGCCGGGCCGGTCGACTTCGTGGCGCTGCTCGCGCCCCAGATCGCCCGCCGCCTCACCCGCACCACCCAGATCCCCCTGCTCTGCTCGGCGTTGACGGGTGCCCTGATCGTGACCACGGCGGACCTGCTGGCCCGGCGCGTGTTCTCGCCCAACGAACTGCCGGTCGGCGTGCTGACCGCGGCGGTCGGGGCGCCGTATCTGATGTGGCTGATCGCCCGCACGCGACACCGCGGCGGGGCTTCCGCCTGA
- a CDS encoding VWA-like domain-containing protein: protein MIPDAPGALDLDKLFAARLYAARVRPYLATALFALHTVESRWVPTMAVDRHWRCYVSPGFVDRTPVEELAGVWVHEVSHLLRDHHGRGDRVARERGLTGPGERLRMNIAADCEINDDVFGDGLLRPEGAVEPTALALPAGQLMEDYLRLFTLGPRTQDWAWLDCGSGADGLEREWDLGPDGAHGLSEQERDAVRFRVAQGITARPGNAPRGWKRWAEEAFHPPQPWRELLGAAVRSAASGPGVGEDYTYGRPARRSAGVPGVVLPSLRRRPPRVCVVIDTSGSVSDAELGSALLEVAAISRAVGGRRDLVSVVSCDAAARVVHPLCRAEGIPLVGGGGTDLRAGFAKALRARPRPDVVVILTDGQTRWPDTRPPCRTVVGLFPRHQAGRSWDEDDPEYVPDSPPAWARVVDIG from the coding sequence GTGATCCCGGACGCACCGGGGGCCCTGGACCTCGACAAGCTCTTCGCCGCCCGCCTGTACGCGGCCCGGGTCCGGCCCTACCTGGCGACGGCCCTGTTCGCCCTGCACACCGTGGAGTCGCGGTGGGTACCGACGATGGCCGTCGACCGGCACTGGCGGTGCTACGTCTCGCCGGGGTTCGTGGACCGGACGCCCGTGGAGGAACTGGCGGGGGTGTGGGTGCACGAGGTATCCCACCTGCTGCGCGACCATCACGGACGTGGTGACCGGGTCGCGCGGGAGCGCGGGCTGACCGGCCCGGGGGAACGGCTGCGGATGAACATCGCCGCGGACTGCGAGATCAACGACGACGTGTTCGGTGACGGGCTGCTCCGGCCCGAAGGTGCTGTCGAGCCGACCGCCTTGGCTCTGCCCGCCGGGCAGCTCATGGAGGACTACCTGCGCCTGTTCACGCTCGGTCCGCGTACCCAGGACTGGGCCTGGCTGGACTGCGGCAGCGGCGCCGACGGGCTGGAACGGGAGTGGGACCTGGGACCGGACGGCGCGCACGGCCTCAGCGAACAGGAACGCGACGCGGTCCGGTTCCGGGTGGCACAGGGCATCACCGCCCGTCCGGGGAACGCCCCGAGAGGGTGGAAGCGGTGGGCGGAGGAGGCGTTCCACCCGCCGCAGCCGTGGCGGGAGTTGCTGGGAGCGGCGGTCCGCTCGGCGGCCTCCGGCCCCGGCGTGGGTGAGGACTACACCTACGGCCGGCCGGCGCGGCGTTCGGCCGGGGTGCCCGGCGTCGTGCTGCCGAGCCTGCGGCGCCGGCCGCCCCGGGTCTGCGTGGTCATCGACACGTCCGGGTCGGTCAGTGACGCCGAACTGGGCAGCGCACTCCTCGAAGTCGCCGCGATCTCCCGTGCCGTGGGCGGCCGTCGCGACCTGGTCAGCGTGGTGTCGTGCGACGCGGCGGCCCGGGTGGTGCACCCGCTGTGCCGTGCCGAGGGGATACCGCTGGTGGGCGGCGGGGGTACGGATCTGCGCGCGGGCTTCGCCAAGGCGCTCCGGGCGCGGCCCCGCCCCGATGTCGTCGTGATCCTGACCGACGGGCAGACGCGCTGGCCGGACACGCGACCACCGTGCCGGACGGTGGTGGGTCTGTTCCCTCGGCACCAGGCAGGCCGGTCGTGGGACGAGGACGACCCCGAGTACGTGCCGGACTCGCCGCCCGCCTGGGCAAGAGTGGTTGACATCGGATGA
- the bla gene encoding class A beta-lactamase yields the protein MQYTRARRTVLGALAALALVPVIACGQEGSQGASPVAAATVPTSAARQPYVAELKGLERKFDARLGVYAIDTGTGREVAYRDGERFGYHSTFKAMAAAAVLRKYSLSGMNEVIKYSADDLLPNSPITEQHVETGMTLRELCDAAVRYSDNTAANLLFEALGGPKGLEAELRKLGDDVTVMERIETGLSDWVPGETRDSTTPRAFAEDLRAYVLSDVLRKPERAQLTKWLKTNKTGDELIRAGVPKGWVVGDKTGSGSGYGGRNDIAVVWRPHADPVVMAIMSNRSEKEDTYDNKLIAEAASVVAGTLS from the coding sequence ATGCAGTACACCCGTGCCCGGCGCACCGTTCTCGGTGCGCTCGCCGCGCTCGCCCTCGTCCCGGTCATCGCCTGCGGCCAGGAGGGTTCCCAGGGCGCGTCGCCGGTGGCCGCCGCGACGGTACCGACGAGCGCGGCCAGGCAGCCGTACGTGGCCGAACTGAAGGGGCTGGAGCGCAAGTTCGACGCGCGCCTGGGCGTCTACGCCATCGACACCGGCACCGGGCGCGAGGTCGCCTACCGGGACGGCGAGCGGTTCGGCTACCACTCCACGTTCAAGGCAATGGCCGCCGCCGCTGTCCTGCGCAAGTACTCCCTGAGTGGAATGAATGAGGTGATCAAGTACTCCGCGGACGATCTGCTCCCCAACTCCCCCATCACCGAACAGCACGTCGAGACCGGGATGACCCTGCGCGAGCTGTGCGACGCCGCCGTCCGCTACAGCGACAACACCGCCGCCAACCTGCTCTTCGAGGCACTCGGCGGACCGAAGGGCCTCGAAGCCGAGTTGAGGAAGCTGGGCGACGACGTCACCGTGATGGAGCGCATCGAGACCGGGCTGAGCGACTGGGTCCCGGGCGAGACGCGGGACTCGACCACCCCACGGGCGTTCGCCGAGGACCTGCGCGCGTACGTCCTCTCAGACGTCCTCCGCAAGCCGGAACGGGCCCAGCTAACGAAGTGGCTGAAGACCAACAAGACCGGGGACGAGCTCATCAGGGCCGGGGTGCCCAAGGGTTGGGTGGTCGGCGACAAGACCGGATCGGGCAGCGGCTACGGCGGCCGCAACGACATCGCCGTGGTGTGGCGCCCGCACGCCGACCCCGTCGTCATGGCGATCATGTCGAACCGCAGCGAGAAGGAGGACACTTACGACAACAAGCTGATCGCCGAGGCGGCATCCGTGGTCGCCGGCACTCTGTCGTAG
- a CDS encoding iron ABC transporter permease — MSRATRRRVVLLAAGVLLLLLAVLLSLAVGSRQIAPTEVFDALLHGGTGDNAQVVRALRVPRTIIGVMVGLALAIAGVVMQGLTRNPIAEPGVLGVSQGASLGVVCAIAFFGVHTLSGYVWFAFVGAGVAAVAAYAVASGGRGGASPVKLALAGAAMNAFLASVVSGIVTTDAEVLDEFRFWDVGSISGRDGSVVAQTWPFLVAGLLLVAVTVPGLDALALGDDVARGLGHHVLRVRILGALAATVLTGVAVAAAGPIAFVGLAVPHIARALVGAAHRWVLPMAAVLGPSVILVSDVLGRVLFPPSEVPVAVMTALLGVPFLIALVRRKAAVAA, encoded by the coding sequence ATGTCCCGTGCCACGCGGCGCCGGGTCGTCCTGCTGGCCGCGGGTGTGCTCCTGCTGCTCCTCGCCGTCCTGCTGAGTCTCGCCGTCGGTAGCCGCCAGATCGCCCCCACCGAGGTGTTCGACGCCCTGCTGCACGGCGGGACCGGCGACAACGCCCAGGTCGTACGGGCGCTGCGGGTGCCCCGCACGATCATCGGTGTGATGGTCGGGCTCGCCCTGGCGATCGCCGGCGTGGTCATGCAGGGCCTCACCCGCAATCCGATCGCCGAGCCGGGCGTCCTCGGTGTCAGCCAGGGCGCCTCGCTCGGCGTGGTCTGCGCGATCGCCTTCTTCGGGGTGCACACGCTCAGCGGATACGTCTGGTTCGCGTTCGTCGGCGCGGGGGTCGCGGCGGTGGCCGCGTACGCCGTCGCCAGCGGGGGGCGCGGCGGCGCCTCCCCGGTGAAACTCGCCCTGGCCGGTGCCGCGATGAACGCCTTCCTCGCCTCGGTGGTGTCCGGAATCGTCACCACCGATGCCGAGGTCCTGGACGAGTTCCGCTTCTGGGACGTCGGCTCGATCAGCGGCCGGGACGGCTCTGTGGTGGCGCAGACGTGGCCGTTCCTGGTCGCGGGACTGCTGCTGGTCGCCGTCACGGTCCCCGGCCTGGACGCGCTCGCCCTGGGCGACGACGTGGCCCGCGGGCTCGGCCACCACGTCCTTCGGGTGCGGATCCTCGGCGCCCTCGCCGCGACCGTGCTGACCGGGGTCGCGGTGGCCGCGGCCGGTCCCATCGCCTTCGTCGGGCTCGCCGTGCCGCACATCGCCCGCGCCCTGGTGGGCGCCGCCCATCGCTGGGTCCTGCCGATGGCCGCCGTACTGGGCCCCTCGGTGATCCTGGTCTCGGACGTGCTCGGGCGCGTCCTCTTCCCGCCCTCGGAGGTCCCGGTGGCCGTGATGACGGCCTTGTTGGGCGTGCCGTTCCTGATCGCGCTCGTACGGCGGAAGGCGGCGGTGGCGGCATGA